In the Muricauda sp. MAR_2010_75 genome, one interval contains:
- a CDS encoding GIN domain-containing protein: MKKILVVLLLIVPIIVLGQRKPRIKGSRIVTEVNEELPAFNAIILNDNLDIVLKKSFGPGYEIVADDNLIDILKFEVQDGTLVISSYYDVTAKKQFDITVTYTDLRAITLKDGSIVTQDVIQSDELFVDGFNNTRLDIKASAAVMDINLENTSHGDFNVDVDSLNITIGNRADAYIYAVNETSLVDLEENASLALEGTSSTIQVRLVGNSKYKGETMEAGTVKATLEDDPTAHIYAHSELVLSAKDRSRVYLHGTPKITILEFLDTAQLIKKEE, translated from the coding sequence GTGAAAAAAATACTTGTCGTACTACTGCTTATAGTTCCCATAATTGTATTGGGGCAACGAAAGCCCAGAATAAAAGGGAGTCGGATTGTGACCGAGGTCAATGAGGAGCTGCCCGCTTTCAATGCAATAATTCTAAACGACAATCTGGATATAGTTCTGAAAAAGTCCTTTGGGCCGGGCTATGAAATTGTGGCAGATGACAACCTTATTGATATCCTTAAGTTTGAAGTTCAAGATGGTACCTTGGTTATCAGCTCGTATTATGATGTCACCGCTAAAAAGCAGTTCGATATTACCGTGACCTATACTGACCTCAGGGCGATTACTCTAAAGGATGGCAGCATTGTTACCCAAGATGTTATTCAGAGTGATGAGCTCTTTGTGGATGGATTCAACAATACCCGGTTGGATATCAAGGCTAGTGCAGCGGTAATGGACATTAATTTGGAAAACACCAGTCACGGCGATTTTAATGTGGACGTGGATTCCCTGAACATCACCATTGGAAATAGGGCCGATGCCTACATTTATGCCGTAAACGAAACCAGTTTGGTAGATTTGGAGGAAAATGCTTCTCTTGCGCTGGAAGGAACTTCGAGTACCATTCAAGTACGTTTGGTGGGCAATTCAAAATACAAAGGGGAAACCATGGAAGCCGGAACGGTAAAGGCAACCCTGGAAGACGACCCAACGGCCCATATTTATGCCCATAGCGAGTTAGTGCTTAGCGCCAAAGATAGGTCCAGGGTTTATCTGCATGGCACACCCAAAATCACGATTTTGGAGTTTTTGGATACCGCTCAACTCATTAAAAAAGAGGAGTGA
- the ruvB gene encoding Holliday junction branch migration DNA helicase RuvB, whose product MNEHLDPTAENFSQEELDIERALRPITFDDFTGQARVLENLKVFVEAANLRGEALDHTLFHGPPGLGKTTLAHILANELGVGIKVTSGPVLDKPGDLAGLLTNLEERDVLFIDEIHRLSPIVEEYLYSAMEDYKIDIMIETGPNARTVQINLSPFTLIGATTRSGLLTAPMRARFGIQSRLEYYNTELLSTIVERSAEILKVPISQDAAIEIAGRSRGTPRICNALLRRVRDFAQIKGNGNIDLDISQFSLKALNVDAHGLDEMDNKILTTIIDKFKGGPVGITTLATAVSESAETIEEVYEPFLIQQGFIMRTPRGREVTELAYKHLGKLKDGGQNQLF is encoded by the coding sequence ATGAATGAACATTTAGACCCAACTGCCGAGAATTTTTCCCAAGAAGAGCTGGACATTGAAAGAGCGCTCAGGCCCATTACGTTTGATGATTTTACAGGTCAAGCACGGGTATTGGAAAACCTGAAAGTGTTTGTGGAGGCAGCCAATTTAAGGGGAGAAGCCTTGGACCATACCCTCTTTCACGGCCCTCCCGGATTGGGAAAGACCACCTTGGCCCATATTTTGGCCAATGAGTTGGGGGTAGGTATAAAAGTGACCTCAGGTCCGGTGTTGGATAAGCCAGGAGATTTGGCGGGACTGTTGACCAATTTGGAGGAACGGGATGTGCTGTTCATTGATGAAATCCATCGCCTGAGTCCCATAGTGGAAGAGTATCTCTACTCGGCCATGGAGGATTACAAAATTGATATTATGATTGAGACGGGCCCCAATGCCCGAACCGTGCAAATCAATCTAAGCCCATTTACGTTGATAGGCGCGACCACACGCTCTGGATTGCTCACCGCTCCCATGCGGGCACGATTTGGTATTCAAAGTCGATTGGAATACTACAATACCGAATTGCTTTCCACCATCGTGGAACGAAGTGCCGAAATTTTAAAAGTGCCCATCAGTCAGGACGCTGCCATAGAAATTGCCGGACGGAGTAGGGGAACCCCCCGAATCTGTAACGCATTGTTGCGAAGGGTACGGGATTTTGCCCAGATCAAGGGGAATGGAAACATCGATTTGGATATTTCCCAATTTAGCCTCAAAGCCTTGAATGTGGATGCACATGGTCTGGATGAAATGGACAACAAAATTCTTACGACTATCATTGATAAGTTCAAAGGTGGCCCGGTGGGGATCACCACCTTGGCCACGGCGGTTTCGGAAAGTGCGGAGACCATTGAGGAAGTTTATGAGCCTTTCCTGATTCAACAAGGGTTTATCATGCGCACCCCAAGAGGGCGTGAGGTGACTGAATTGGCCTATAAGCATTTGGGTAAGTTAAAAGATGGTGGTCAAAATCAATTGTTTTAA
- a CDS encoding cytochrome c oxidase subunit II gives MTALLTLTVLVLVAIAIWQMTKIFELSQLKTEHAEIANDNDNKNNGYLMFGFLVFIYGITIFSFAKYSKMLLPEASSAHGGDYDQLMWVSFAIIFFVQFITQALLHYFAYKYRGEKGRKALFFADNDRLEFIWTIIPVIVLAGLILWGLYTWTNIMDVNDEDDPLIVELYAQQFNWTARYGGDDNVLGDASVRLIDIDRANVLGLDESDPNAADDIIVKELHLPVGRKVNFKMRSQDVLHSAYMPHFRAQMNCVPGMITQFSFTPTVTTEEMRLNPDVVDKVKRTNALRAEWAAEGRPNSEPWEFDYVLLCNKICGKSHYNMQMRIVVETEEEFNKWMAEQVSFEETIAPAE, from the coding sequence ATGACTGCATTATTAACTTTGACTGTTTTAGTACTGGTGGCAATTGCAATTTGGCAAATGACCAAGATTTTTGAATTGTCCCAACTCAAAACAGAGCACGCTGAGATAGCAAATGACAATGACAATAAGAATAACGGCTATCTTATGTTTGGTTTCCTGGTTTTTATTTATGGGATCACCATATTTAGTTTTGCAAAATATTCCAAGATGTTGCTTCCCGAAGCATCATCCGCCCATGGTGGGGATTACGACCAATTGATGTGGGTATCCTTTGCGATCATTTTCTTTGTTCAGTTCATCACTCAGGCCTTGTTACACTACTTCGCCTATAAATACAGAGGTGAAAAAGGAAGAAAAGCACTTTTCTTTGCCGATAATGACCGTTTGGAATTTATCTGGACCATTATTCCAGTAATTGTATTGGCAGGATTGATTCTTTGGGGACTGTACACCTGGACCAATATCATGGATGTGAATGATGAGGACGATCCGTTGATTGTAGAGCTTTATGCCCAACAATTCAATTGGACCGCACGCTATGGAGGAGATGATAATGTTTTGGGCGATGCAAGCGTTCGTTTAATTGATATTGATAGAGCCAATGTCTTGGGATTGGATGAATCGGACCCCAATGCAGCGGATGATATCATCGTAAAAGAATTGCACCTTCCTGTTGGCCGAAAAGTGAACTTTAAAATGCGGTCGCAAGATGTATTGCATTCAGCATATATGCCTCATTTTAGAGCACAGATGAACTGCGTTCCCGGAATGATCACACAATTTTCGTTCACTCCAACGGTTACGACCGAAGAAATGCGGTTAAACCCCGATGTGGTGGATAAAGTCAAAAGGACCAATGCCCTTAGGGCTGAATGGGCTGCAGAGGGAAGGCCAAACTCCGAACCTTGGGAGTTTGATTATGTGCTACTTTGCAACAAAATTTGCGGAAAGTCACACTACAACATGCAGATGAGAATAGTGGTTGAGACCGAAGAGGAATTCAATAAATGGATGGCAGAGCAGGTATCGTTCGAAGAGACTATTGCACCTGCTGAATAA
- a CDS encoding cbb3-type cytochrome c oxidase subunit I produces the protein MSATGHEHGHDDHGHHHKETFITKYIFSQDHKMISKQYLITGLIMGFIGIAMSLLFRMQLAWPGESFPIFEALLGKWAPDGVMDADIYLALVTIHGTIMVFFVLTAGLSGTFSNLLIPLQIGARDMASGFLNMVSYWLFFVSSVIMVISLFVEAGPAAAGWTIYPPLSALPMAQPGSGAGMTLWLVSMAIFIASSLLGSLNYIVTVINLRTKGMSMTRLPLTIWAFFVTAVIGVISFPVLLSAALLLIMDRSFGTSFFLSDIFIQGEVLHYQGGSPVLYEHLFWFLGHPEVYIVLLPALGITSEVMSTNARKPIFGYRAMVASILAIAFLSTIVWGHHMFISGMNPFLGSVFTFTTLLIAIPSAVKAFNYITTLWKGNLQLNPGMLFSIGLVSTFISGGLTGIILGDSTLDINVHDTYFVVAHFHLVMGISALYGLFAGVYHWFPKMFQGRMMNKNLGYVHFWITAICAYGVFFPMHFVGMAGVPRRYYQNTAFPMFDELTNVQVLMTVFAIIAGLAQLVFVYNFISSIFYGKRGPQNPWSSNTLEWTAPQEHMHGNWPGEIPHVYRWAYDYSKTYENGEYIIAGQDFVPQNVPLQENEEELNH, from the coding sequence ATGTCAGCTACTGGACACGAACACGGACACGACGATCACGGACATCATCATAAAGAGACTTTTATCACAAAGTATATCTTTAGTCAGGATCATAAGATGATATCCAAGCAGTACCTTATTACGGGTCTTATCATGGGATTCATCGGTATTGCAATGTCATTGCTCTTTAGAATGCAATTGGCTTGGCCAGGGGAATCCTTCCCCATTTTTGAGGCCTTGCTCGGTAAGTGGGCTCCTGATGGTGTAATGGACGCCGATATTTATCTAGCGTTGGTAACCATCCACGGTACCATCATGGTGTTCTTTGTATTGACAGCTGGTCTAAGTGGTACCTTCAGTAACTTGTTGATTCCATTGCAGATTGGTGCCAGGGATATGGCGTCAGGATTTTTGAACATGGTATCGTATTGGTTGTTCTTCGTATCCTCTGTAATCATGGTTATTTCCTTGTTTGTTGAGGCAGGACCTGCAGCGGCTGGCTGGACCATCTATCCTCCGTTGAGCGCATTGCCCATGGCACAACCTGGTTCTGGAGCTGGTATGACCCTTTGGTTGGTATCTATGGCCATATTCATTGCATCTTCTTTATTGGGTTCTTTGAACTATATCGTAACGGTAATCAACCTAAGGACAAAAGGAATGTCAATGACGCGTTTGCCATTGACCATTTGGGCCTTTTTTGTAACAGCCGTTATCGGTGTGATTTCGTTCCCGGTCCTACTTTCAGCAGCCTTGTTGTTGATTATGGACAGAAGCTTTGGAACATCGTTCTTCCTTTCGGATATCTTTATCCAAGGAGAAGTGCTGCACTACCAAGGTGGTTCTCCCGTATTGTATGAGCATTTGTTCTGGTTCTTGGGGCACCCCGAAGTATATATCGTATTATTGCCGGCATTGGGTATTACTTCCGAAGTAATGTCCACCAATGCACGGAAACCTATCTTTGGATATAGGGCGATGGTGGCCTCCATTTTGGCCATTGCTTTCCTTTCAACCATTGTATGGGGTCACCACATGTTCATCTCTGGTATGAACCCATTCTTGGGCTCCGTATTTACATTCACAACTTTGTTGATTGCCATCCCCTCTGCGGTTAAGGCGTTCAACTATATTACTACACTCTGGAAAGGTAACCTGCAATTGAACCCGGGCATGTTATTTTCCATTGGTTTGGTTTCTACCTTTATTTCAGGAGGTTTAACCGGTATTATTTTGGGTGACAGTACTTTGGATATCAACGTACACGACACCTATTTTGTAGTGGCTCACTTCCACTTGGTAATGGGTATTTCAGCCTTGTACGGACTTTTTGCTGGGGTATACCACTGGTTCCCTAAAATGTTCCAAGGTAGAATGATGAACAAGAATTTGGGGTACGTCCACTTCTGGATTACTGCAATTTGTGCCTATGGGGTGTTCTTTCCAATGCACTTTGTGGGAATGGCAGGGGTGCCAAGACGTTACTACCAAAACACGGCTTTCCCCATGTTTGATGAATTGACCAACGTTCAGGTTTTGATGACCGTATTCGCTATCATAGCTGGATTGGCGCAGTTGGTATTTGTATACAACTTTATCTCCAGCATTTTCTACGGAAAAAGAGGTCCACAGAACCCATGGAGCTCCAATACCTTGGAATGGACAGCGCCACAGGAGCACATGCATGGCAACTGGCCCGGTGAGATTCCCCATGTATACCGATGGGCTTATGATTACAGTAAGACCTATGAAAATGGGGAGTATATTATAGCCGGTCAGGATTTTGTGCCGCAGAACGTGCCCTTACAAGAAAACGAAGAAGAGCTCAATCATTAA
- a CDS encoding acyl-CoA dehydrogenase, with protein sequence MVTTEYSLGILQYIPFFYVIWSDDLLSASEISVVENTIEKDNSLDPSEKEQLRYWLNRENPPSDDELKTWKHTIASSGVKLIESDTYPLTSLSQRVAQMNSENLGFNDHLKHIEINLGIQPNHYNHLFEVDVVHEKTSDQYDAKILDSLLKGPHSLVVDEFRNFLDQPIFKWDIRRNKEEFRAKVLKQVEVLGKKGHGAMAYPPEYGGTGNMPAYAAIFEHLMFVEGSLAVKFGVQFGLFGGSIQKLGTKRHHDQYLSDAGTTNLLGCFAMTETGHGSNVRGIKTTATYNSSTDSIVIHTPGKNDNKEYIGNALHSKIATVFAQLIVNGKNEGVHAILVPLRDEKHEPLEGITIVDNGYKLGLNGVDNGKIWFNNVSVPRENLLDKYGEIKPNGAYYSSIKNPSKRFFTMLGTLVGGRICVARGALGGAKMALSIAVKYALNRRQFNDSVKVQEDLIMDYPTHQLRLTPAVASAYVYHVTLEEMMKRYSDESKPDKRVIETQVAGLKSVITWFANETIQECREACGGKGYLLENRIADLKGDVDIFTTFEGDNTVLLQLAAKGVLSDFKAEFNSAGFASVLKLLQTQLSDKLTAINPLYSNKVDAEHLYNPKFHKHAFNYRTRRLTYTLAMRIRSYIKKGMPSYQAFLKVQTHLLALGKAYSVELAYQIFSDFCASVQDDKYKSLLEKLGALYALHQIHLDARWYLEQGYISGTKSKAIRQRVERLSTELRPHIEVLVDGFGIPEHCLTAPIAK encoded by the coding sequence ATGGTTACCACTGAATATTCGTTGGGAATACTACAATACATCCCCTTTTTTTATGTCATTTGGTCCGATGACTTGTTGTCCGCTTCAGAAATTTCCGTTGTTGAAAACACCATTGAAAAGGACAATTCCCTGGACCCCAGTGAAAAAGAGCAACTTCGATATTGGCTTAACCGGGAAAATCCACCTTCGGATGATGAGCTAAAAACTTGGAAACACACCATTGCAAGCTCAGGGGTGAAACTGATTGAAAGTGATACCTATCCCCTTACCTCACTCAGTCAACGGGTGGCCCAAATGAATTCAGAAAATCTCGGTTTTAACGACCATCTGAAACACATCGAAATCAACTTGGGAATTCAACCCAATCATTACAACCATCTGTTTGAGGTTGACGTGGTGCATGAGAAAACTTCGGACCAGTATGATGCAAAGATATTGGATAGTCTTTTGAAAGGTCCCCATTCATTGGTGGTCGACGAATTCCGAAACTTCTTGGACCAGCCCATCTTCAAATGGGATATCCGAAGAAATAAAGAGGAATTCCGAGCCAAAGTTTTGAAGCAGGTTGAAGTTTTAGGCAAAAAGGGCCATGGCGCCATGGCTTACCCTCCTGAATATGGAGGAACTGGAAATATGCCAGCGTACGCGGCTATTTTTGAGCACTTGATGTTCGTAGAAGGTAGTCTTGCGGTAAAATTTGGGGTGCAATTTGGGCTTTTTGGAGGCAGTATTCAAAAATTGGGCACCAAAAGACACCACGACCAATACTTATCCGATGCCGGAACTACCAACCTATTGGGATGTTTCGCCATGACGGAAACTGGACACGGGTCCAATGTACGAGGCATCAAAACTACCGCTACGTATAATTCATCCACCGACTCCATTGTCATCCATACCCCTGGTAAAAATGACAACAAGGAATACATTGGTAATGCGCTACATTCCAAAATAGCGACAGTTTTTGCCCAATTGATTGTCAACGGAAAAAATGAAGGGGTGCATGCCATTCTGGTTCCCCTTCGAGATGAAAAGCATGAGCCACTTGAAGGCATCACCATTGTGGACAACGGCTACAAACTCGGTTTAAACGGGGTGGACAATGGAAAAATTTGGTTCAACAATGTTTCTGTCCCACGGGAAAATCTTTTGGATAAGTACGGCGAAATCAAACCAAATGGCGCGTATTATTCGTCCATAAAAAATCCGAGCAAACGCTTTTTTACCATGTTGGGTACATTGGTTGGGGGACGCATCTGTGTAGCGCGCGGGGCTTTAGGAGGTGCCAAAATGGCTCTGTCCATTGCAGTAAAGTACGCCTTAAACCGAAGACAGTTTAATGATAGTGTAAAGGTGCAAGAGGATTTGATTATGGACTACCCCACCCATCAACTACGATTGACCCCGGCTGTGGCGAGTGCCTATGTTTACCATGTTACTTTGGAAGAAATGATGAAACGCTACAGTGACGAATCAAAACCCGACAAACGGGTAATTGAAACCCAAGTGGCCGGATTGAAATCGGTAATCACTTGGTTTGCGAATGAAACTATCCAAGAGTGCCGGGAAGCGTGCGGCGGAAAAGGGTATTTATTGGAAAACCGGATTGCTGACCTAAAAGGCGATGTAGACATTTTTACCACTTTTGAAGGCGACAACACCGTGCTGTTACAATTGGCCGCCAAAGGTGTACTTTCGGATTTTAAAGCGGAATTCAACAGCGCTGGGTTTGCATCGGTACTCAAATTATTGCAAACGCAACTTTCGGACAAATTAACAGCTATCAATCCACTTTATTCCAATAAGGTTGATGCAGAGCACCTGTACAATCCAAAATTCCACAAACACGCCTTTAACTACCGAACCCGTAGATTGACATACACTTTAGCAATGCGCATTCGTAGTTACATCAAAAAAGGGATGCCCTCCTACCAAGCTTTTTTAAAGGTACAGACCCATTTACTGGCTTTGGGAAAGGCATACAGTGTGGAACTGGCCTATCAAATATTCAGTGATTTTTGTGCCAGCGTTCAGGATGACAAATACAAAAGTCTATTGGAAAAACTGGGAGCGCTCTATGCGTTGCATCAAATTCATTTGGATGCCCGATGGTATTTGGAACAAGGCTATATTAGTGGAACCAAATCCAAGGCCATTCGGCAACGGGTGGAACGGTTATCCACGGAATTACGTCCCCACATTGAGGTTCTGGTGGATGGTTTTGGCATTCCGGAGCATTGTTTGACCGCTCCTATCGCAAAATAG